A DNA window from Fragaria vesca subsp. vesca linkage group LG3, FraVesHawaii_1.0, whole genome shotgun sequence contains the following coding sequences:
- the LOC101306901 gene encoding probable leucine-rich repeat receptor-like protein kinase At1g35710-like has protein sequence MDFHVYFNPIPRLILGVLILLFLTSSCLNTSTNVVESCMEEERRALLSFKHDLIDLSGRLSSWVGHQCCQWRGISCNNRIGHVVKLDLRNPYPLHPNVTKFEESCLGGKLNPSLLGLKHLSYLDLSQNNFQGIHIPIFIGELTSLRYLNLSNSGYGSSFVGEIPASLGNLSILNHLDLHWNDKISSKNLNWLSHLSSLKYLNLGGVDLSSTRVSWLYAVNKLPSLLELHLSHCSINRNHLPHSLPTVNLTSLSVLDMSYNVIYSSLPKWMFNLTSLTKLDLAGNHFIRPSLDEFVRLKSLEHLGLWRIGLKGHLLPKFFGNLCNLKSLDLSSNILDGGVEEFFSGFSNCSSNRMESLDLSQCGLVGKLPSSLGMLKSLQRLILHDNLLNESIPESLGQLSQLVNLDLSFNHFDGPISQSLGNLSQLVSLVLRSNRFYGSIPPSLGQLSQLVKLDLSNNSWEGSLTEAHFINLTRLKYLYLSTTPQNHVPTIFNLTDYEWIPPFKLHTLFMDNCRVGPGFPVWLRSQTELSSVRLSNAGISGAIPEEWMSNISTRIQFLDLSNNQISGKLPFHQYNFQDLLEIDFSHNQFDGTIPSSLSGEFPKEWSLWSNIQSVVVSNNNLSGNIPSSMGVPSSLVMLKADNNQFNGEIPFALQNCSFLERLYLGGNKLSGSVPSWIGSKVSKLTVLQLRSNSLSGHIPHQLCSLPLLHFLDLGHNRFSGTIPKCLNNLTSLVSGPDNSWRFFRDFEETTVTIKGREYFTRLVWQMAIIDLSSNDLEGEIPEEISSLVSLVTLNLSMNQLSGSIPSKIGNLYQLETLDLSLNRLSGHIPQSLSNMAFLCYLNLSHNKLTGRIPSDNQLQTLVDPSIYEGNSLCGFPLPKCPEHEVNMHKPQDHGDKEEKLGFYTNTVVGFIIGFWSVCGTLILKKSWRSAKPVAQTSSSSEE, from the exons ATGGATTTCCATGTTTACTTCAACCCTATACCTCGCCTCATTCTTGGCGTCCTGATTTTGTTGTTTTTGACCTCTTCGTGCCTAAATACTAGTACTAATGTGGTAGAATCATGCATGGAGGAAGAGAGACGAGCGCTTCTTAGCTTTAAACATGATCTGATTGATCTATCCGGTCGACTTTCTTCTTGGGTTGGTCATCAATGCTGTCAATGGAGAGGGATTTCCTGCAACAACCGCATTGGTCATGTTGTCAAGCTTGATCTCCGCAATCCATATCCATTGCACCCGAATGTCACTAAATTTGAAGAATCTTGCTTGGGGGGTAAGTTAAATCCTTCTTTGCTTGGTTTGAAACATCTAAGTTACTTAGACTTGAGCCAGAATAATTTTCAAGGGATTCACATTCCTATCTTCATCGGGGAGCTAACAAGTTTGAGGTATCTCAATCTTTCAAATTCGGGGTATGGTAGTTCATTTGTGGGAGAGATTCCCGCATCTCTCGGTAATCTCTCAATCTTGAACCATCTTGACCTACATTGGAATGATAAAATTTCTTCCAAAAACTTGAATTGGCTTTCTCATCTCTCTTCTTTGAAGTACCTCAATCTTGGAGGTGTGGATCTTAGCAGCACAAGAGTAAGTTGGTTGTATGCTGTTAACAAGCTACCTTCACTCTTAGAGTTGCACTTGTCACATTGTTCTATTAATAGAAACCACCTTCCACACTCGCTGCCTACAGTTAACCTCACATCACTTTCAGTCCTTGATATGTCATATAACGTTATTTATTCTTCGCTTCCTAAATGGATGTTTAATCTTACTAGTCTTACAAAACTTGATCTCGCGGGGAATCATTTCATTCGCCCCTCTCTAGATGAATTTGTAAGACTAAAATCTCTAGAACACCTTGGCTTATGGAGAATTGGACTCAAAGGTCACTTACTTCCCAAATTCTTTGGAAATTTGTGCAACCTGAAGTCATTAGATCTTTCAAGCAACATACTTGATGGGGGAGTTGAAGAGTTTTTTAGTGGTTTTTCAAATTGTTCATCTAATAGAATGGAGTCACTAGATTTATCTCAGTGTGGGCTGGTAGGCAAATTGCCTAGTTCATTAGGAATGCTGAAAAGCCTCCAACGTCTCATACTGCATGATAATCTTTTGAATGAGTCCATTCCTGAAAGTTTAGGACAACTCTCTCAACTAGTTAACCTTGATCTCAGTTTCAATCATTTCGACGGTCCCATTTCTCAAAGTTTAGGAAATCTCTCTCAGCTAGTTAGCCTTGTTCTTCGTTCCAATCGTTTCTACGGTTCCATTCCTCCAAGTTTGGGACAACTCTCTCAACTTGTTAAGCTTGATTTGTCTAATAATTCATGGGAAGGCAGTTTAACAGAAGCCCATTTCATAAATCTCACTAGATTAAAGTATCTATACTTGAGCACAACCCCACAAAATCATGTGCCCACCATTTTCAATTTGACTGATTATGAATGGATTCCTCCTTTCAAACTCCATACACTTTTCATGGACAATTGCCGAGTGGGCCCTGGTTTCCCTGTGTGGCTTCGATCGCAAACTGAGCTCTCATCTGTCAGACTTTCAAATGCTGGAATCTCAGGTGCAATTCCAGAGGAATGGATGTCTAATATCTCTACCCGAATCCAATTTTTGGATTTATCCAACAATCAAATAAGCGGAAAGCTTCCGTTCCACCAATACAACTTTCAAGATCTGCTCGAGATAGATTTCAGCCATAATCAATTTGATGGAACTATTCCATCATCT TTATCCGGAGAATTCCCTAAAGAATGGAGCTTGTGGAGCAACATACAAAGTGTGGTTGTCTCAAACAACAATTTGTCTGGTAATATTCCAAGCTCGATGGGTGTCCCAAGTTCTCTTGTAATGTTAAAGGCAGACAACAATCAGTTCAATGGAGAAATTCCATTTGCCTTGCAAAATTGCTCATTTTTAGAGAGACTCTATCTTGGAGGAAACAAATTAAGTGGAAGCGTTCCTTCTTGGATAGGTTCAAAAGTATCCAAACTCACAGTGCTGCAATTGCGATCAAACTCTTTAAGTGGACATATTCCTCACCAACTATGCAGTCTTCCTCTCCTTCATTTCCTAGACCTTGGTCACAACAGATTTTCAGGGACTATTCCCAAGTGTTTGAATAATTTGACTTCTCTAGTCTCTGGTCCGGATAATAGCTGGCGTTTCTTTAGGGACTTTGAGGAAACAACCGTGACTATAAAAGGAAGAGAATACTTCACTAGACTAGTGTGGCAGATGGCCATTATTGATCTTTCTTCAAACGATTTAGAAGGTGAAATTCCTGAAGAAATTAGCAGCCTCGTTTCATTGGTTACCTTGAACTTGTCCATGAATCAATTGAGTGGAAGTATCCCCTCCAAGATCGGAAACTTGTACCAGCTCGAAACTCTTGACCTCTCCCTGAACCGGCTCTCAGGACACATTCCACAAAGTCTCTCAAATATGGCATTCTTGTGTTACTTGAACTTGTCTCACAACAAATTGACCGGAAGGATCCCATCAGACAACCAACTTCAGACGCTCGTTGATCCATCTATTTATGAGGGCAATTCACTTTGTGGATTTCCACTTCCAAAATGCCCAGAACACGAAGTCAACATGCATAAGCCTCAAGATCACGGAGATAAAGAGGAAAAGCTTGGTTTCTATACCAACACGGTGGTTGGATTCATCATAGGTTTTTGGAGTGTGTGCGGCACATTGATATTGAAAAAGTCATGGAG GAGTGCCAAACCAGTTGCCCAAACATCAAGTTCTTCAGAAGAGTGA
- the LOC101306613 gene encoding LRR receptor-like serine/threonine-protein kinase GSO1-like → MEEERQALLSFKQDLTDPSGRLSSWVGHHCCQWRGISCNNRTGHVAMVDLRNPYPYLYNDLYWNSTEFEESCLGGKLNPSLLGLKHLSYLDLSGNDFNGIYIPKFIAQLTSLSLTTLDLAGNPFSEPSLDDFATLRSLEHLDLSGTGLKDQVPKFIGNLCKLKSLGLANNMFDGGIEEFLSGFSNCSSNRMESLDLSHCGMEGKLPNSLGMIKSLQHLDLSDNLLNGSIPESLGQLSQLVTLDLSRNSWEGSLREIHFTNLTRLEIFSISTFKLVPVFFNLSDYEWMPPFKLHSIYIDNCQVGVGFPLWLQSQTELLYITLSNAGISGPIPEEWLFKISSQIQTLDLSYNDITGKLPFKFIFPNLYSIDFSHNQFDGPLQLSSTNVQILSELSLAYNHLNETIASSICTIQSLVTLALNNNRLIGKFPREWGLWSNIELVDVSNNHLSGNIPTSTGIPSSLVLLRMDNNHFNGYIPSSLQNCSFFERLYLGGNNFTGSIPFWTRPEVSQLDVLQLRANFLSGHIPQQLCNLPSLHILDLGHNNLSGTIPKCLINLTSLVLFPSTSSISIELHDPTVVTLKGRELEYDFLRAELLTIIDFSSNGLTGAIPEEISGLIALGTLNLSMNQLSGNIPSNIGNLKLLETLDLSHNQLSRQIPQSISSLTFLSHLNLSYNNLTGRIPSGNQLQALDDPSIYKGNPSLCGFPLSKCSEERDDRPHEEDNKDHVDVGERLGLYVSVVIGFVIGFWGVCGTLIMNKSWRYAYFQFFDNVKEKVVLAIALKVARVQRRW, encoded by the exons ATGGAGGAAGAGAGACAAGCACTTCTCAGCTTTAAACAAGATCTCACTGATCCGTCTGGAAGGCTTTCTTCTTGGGTTGGTCACCACTGCTGTCAATGGAGAGGCATTTCATGCAACAACCGCACTGGTCATGTTGCAATGGTAGACCTCCGCAATCCATATCCATACCTCTATAATGATCTGTACTGGAACTCCACTGAATTTGAAGAATCTTGTTTGGGGGGTAAGTTGAATCCTTCTCTGCTTGGCTTGAAACATTTGAGTTACTTAGACTTGAGTGGCAATGACTTCAATGGGATTTACATTCCCAAATTCATAGCGCAGCTTACAAGTTTAAG CCTTACAACACTTGATCTAGCAGGCAATCCTTTCAGTGAGCCCTCTCTTGATGACTTTGCAACCCTAAGATCTCTAGAACACCTTGATTTATCTGGTACGGGACTCAAAGATCAAGTTCCAAAATTCATCGGAAATTTGTGCAAGCTAAAGTCATTAGGTCTTGCAAACAACATGTTTGATGGGGGGATTGAAGAGTTTTTGAGTGGTTTTTCAAATTGTTCATCTAATAGAATGGAGTCACTAGATTTATCTCATTGTGGGATGGAAGGAAAATTGCCTAATTCATTAGGAATGATAAAAAGCCTCCAGCATCTTGACCTCAGTGATAATCTTCTCAATGGTTCCATTCCTGAAAGTTTGGGACAACTCTCTCAGCTAGTTACTCTAGATTTATCTCGAAACTCATGGGAAGGTAGTTTAAGGGAAATTCATTTCACAAATCTAACGAGATTAGAGATTTTTTCAATAAGCACATTCAAACTTGTGCCCGTCTTTTTTAACTTGAGTGATTATGAATGGATGCCTCCTTTCAAGCTCCATAGTATTTACATAGACAATTGCCAAGTAGGTGTTGGCTTCCCTTTATGGCTTCAATCTCAAACTGAGCTCTTGTATATCACACTAAGTAATGCTGGAATCTCAGGTCCAATACCAGAGGAATGGCTCTTTAAGATATCTTCTCAAATCCAAACATTGGATTTATCTTACAATGACATAACCGGAAAACTTCCTTTCAAATTCATCTTTCCAAATCTATATAGTATAGATTTCAGCCATAACCAATTTGATGGCCCTCTCCAGCTTTCGTCCACTAATGTTCAAATATTAAGTGAGTTATCTCTTGCTTATAATCACTTGAATGAGACTATTGCATCATCTATTTGCACCATTCAATCTTTGGTTACCCTTGCACTGAACAACAATCGGTTAATTGGAAAATTCCCTCGAGAATGGGGCTTGTGGAGCAACATAGAACTTGTCGATGTCTCGAACAATCATCTGTCTGGTAACATTCCAACTTCAACAGGTATTCCAAGTTCTCTTGTACTATTAAGGATGGACAACAACCATTTTAATGGATATATTCCTTCTTCTTTGCAAAATTGCTCATTTTTTGAAAGACTTTATCTTGGAGGCAACAATTTTACTGGAAGCATACCCTTTTGGACAAGACCAGAAGTATCCCAATTGGATGTGCTACAATTGCGAGCCAACTTTCTAAGTGGACATATACCTCAACAATTGTGCAATCTTCCTTCTCTTCACATCCTAGACCTGGGTCACAATAACTTGTCAGGGACTATTCCAAAGTGTTTGATTAATTTGACATCTCTAGTCCTTTTTCCGAGTACCTCCTCAATCTCTATTGAACTACATGATCCAACAGTTGTGACTTTGAAAGGAAGAGAACTGGAATATGACTTTTTAAGAGCAGAACTTTTGACCATTATTGATTTTTCATCAAATGGTTTAACAGGTGCAATTCCAGAAGAAATAAGCGGTCTGATTGCATTGGGTACCTTAAACTTGTCCATGAACCAATTAAGTGGAAACATCCCTTCAAACATTGGGAACTTGAAGTTGCTCGAAACTCTAGACCTCTCACATAACCAGCTTTCAAGACAGATTCCCCAAAGCATTTCTTCTCTGACCTTCTTGTCTCACTTGAACTTGTCATACAACAACTTGACCGGTAGAATTCCTTCAGGCAATCAGCTGCAGGCGCTGGATGATCCATCTATTTATAAAGGCAATCCTTCACTTTGTGGGTTTCCTCTTTCAAAATGCTCAGAAGAAAGAGATGACAGGCCTCATGAAGAAGACAATAAAGATCATGTAGATGTTGGTGAAAGGCTTGGTTTATATGTCAGCGTTGTGATTGGTTTTGTTATAGGCTTCTGGGGTGTTTGCGGCACGTTGATTATGAACAAGTCATGGAGGTATGCCTATTTTCAATTCTTTGATAATGTCAAAGAGAAAGTAGTGCTAGCAATTGCACTGAAAGTAGCTCGAGTCCAAAGAAGATGGTGA
- the LOC101307190 gene encoding uncharacterized protein LOC101307190, with product MVRHHRHHQRVDVSASSSTTCMEDDEMNHMKPAWLQGLMGETFFGGCGVHENRRKSEKNVFCLHCCLSICPHCLHSHRSHPLLQVRRYVYHDVVRLGDLEKLIDCSYIQPYSNNGAKVIFLNQRPQSRPLSRTNCNKGFAANICYTCDRILQEPFRFCSLSCKVDHLVLQEEDLSGILYNFDESDFTISQFEGLRMDGSEVTDDDDQRIGSSCSNSDSVMSREPEVVFKKKKKGILPGIMLSLSSRRKGAPQRAPLS from the exons ATGGTGAGACATCATCGTCATCATCAGAGAGTAGATGTCTCTGCTTCTTCATCCACAACATGTATGGAGGATGATGAAATGAATCACATGAAGCCTGCATGGCTACAAGGTTTGATGGGGGAGACATTCTTTGGTGGTTGTGGGGTCCACGAGAACCGCAGGAAGAGCGAGAAGAACGTCTTCTGTTTGCACTGTTGCCTCTCTATTTGCCCACACTGCCTTCACTCTCATCGCTCTCATCCTCTACTTCAG GTTAGAAGATATGTGTACCATGATGTGGTTAGATTGGGTGATCTTGAGAAGCTCATTGACTGTTCCTATATTCAG CCCTATTCCAATAACGGTGCCAAAGTAATATTCTTGAACCAGAGGCCACAGTCGAGGCCACTTTCCAGGACTAATTGCAACAAAGGGTTTGCTGCCAATATCTGTTACACTTGTGACAGGATTCTCCAAGAGCCATTCCGCTTTTGTTCTCTCTCATGCAAG GTCGATCACTTGGTGCTCCAAGAGGAAGATTTATCCGGCATACTCTACAATTTTGATGAATCTGACTTCACAATCTCTCAATTCGAGGGACTACGGATGGATGGCTCGGAGGTGACCGATGACGATGACCAAAGGAT AGGCTCTTCATGCTCCAACAGCGATTCAGTAATGTCACGTGAACCAGAGGTCGTCTTCAAGAAGAAGAAGAAAGGGATACTCCCAGGGATCATGCTCTCCCTCAGCAGCAGGAGAAAGGGTGCTCCTCAGAGGGCTCCTCTTTCTTAA
- the LOC101296266 gene encoding phenylalanine--tRNA ligase, chloroplastic/mitochondrial-like: protein MATAFSIAQTALFSKTSLSLRTNALRSFTFCLPFSSSAALASDKPHSKKWRQPVTSALELGGVKIAKDDVLRDDPTNNVPDTIFAKLGMQLHRRDQHPLGILKNAIYDYFDTNYSSKFDKFDDLCPLVSVKENFDDVLVPADHVSRSYNDTYYVDSQTVLRCHTSAHQAELLTRGHTHFLVTGDVYRRDSIDSTHYPVFHQMEGVRVFSPEDWAASETDATSYVAEDLKKCLEGLARHLFGDVEMRWVDTYFPFTDPSFELEIFFQEKWLEVLGCGVTEQEILKRSGKTDNVAWAFGLGLERLAMVLFDIPDIRLFWSTDERFTSQFLKGQLGVKFKPYSKYPPCYKDVSFWINESFTENNLCEVVREVAGDLAEEVQLIDNFTNKKGMTSHCYRIAYRSMERSLTDDEINKLQGAVRELVESKLKVVLR, encoded by the exons ATGGCAACTGCCTTCTCTATTGCCCAAACTGCTCTCTTCTCCAAAACCTCTCTCTCTCTCCGCACCAATGCCCTCAGAAGCTTCACCTTCTGCCTACCCTTCTCTTCTTCGGCAGCTCTCGCTTCTGATAAGCCCCACAGCAAGAAATGGAGACAGCCAGTGACCTCGGCGCTGGAGCTTGGCGGCGTCAAGATTGCTAAAGATG ATGTGTTGAGGGATGACCCCACAAACAATGTTCCGGATACGATTTTTGCAAAGCTTGGAATGCAACTGCATAGAAGAGATCAGCACCCGCTTGGAATTCTGAAGAATGCTATATATGATTACTTTGACACTAATTACTCGAGCAAGTTTGACAAGTTTGATGATCTTTGCCCACTTGTATCTGTTAAGGAG AATTTTGATGATGTATTGGTTCCTGCTGATCATGTGAGTCGAAGTTATAATGATACATACTATGTGGACTCTCAAACAGTTTTGAGGTGCCATACAAGTGCCCATCAGGCAGAGTTATTGACAAGAGGACACACTCATTTCCTTGTAACCGGAGATGTGTACCGTAGGGATTCCATCGACTCTACACATTACCCGGTGTTCCATCAG ATGGAAGGAGTTCGTGTTTTTTCTCCAGAAGATTGGGCGGCATCCGAGACAGATGCAACATCTTATGTAGCTGAGGACTTGAAGAAATGTCTTGAGGGATTGGCACGCCATCTATTTG GTGATGTGGAGATGCGCTGGGTTGATACATATTTTCCATTTACCGATCCATCTTTTGAACTTGAGATCTTCTTTCAG GAAAAGTGGTTGGAGGTTTTGGGTTGTGGAGTAACAGAACAAGAAATATTGAAGAGAAGTGGCAAAACAGACAATGTTGCTTGGGCTTTCGGACTGGGACTGGAGCGGCTGGCAATGGTTCTATTTGACATCCCTGATATTCGCCTTTTCTGGTCAACTGATGAGAGGTTTACCTCCCAG TTTTTGAAGGGGCAGCTGGGAGTCAAGTTCAAGCCATATTCGAAG TATCCTCCATGTTACAAAGATGTCAGTTTTTGGATCAATGAATCTTTCACCGAAAACAATTTATGTGAAGTTGTTAGAGAGGTTGCTGGTGATCTTGCTGAGGAG GTGCAATTGATAGACAACTTCACAAACAAGAAAGGAATGACCAGCCATTGTTACAGGATCGCTTATAGGTCCATGGAACGGTCACTTACAGATGATGAAATCAATAAGTTGCAG GGTGCTGTACGAGAGTTGGTTGAGAGCAAGTTGAAGGTGGTGTTGAGATGA
- the LOC101295983 gene encoding probable UDP-N-acetylglucosamine pyrophosphorylase-like, with protein MREPVNDVSQTPPPPPPQALLERLKDYGQEDAFAHWDELSSDERQLLVKDIESLDLSRIDRIIRCSLRSHGLPTAAIEPVPESSVSSVEQRSLEDRERWWKMGLKAIHDGKLGVLLLSGGQGTRLGSSDPKGCFNIGLPSGKSLFQLQAERILCVQRLAAQSTNDGSTTPPQIHWYIMTSPFTDEATRRFFESHKYFGLEADQVTFFQQGTIPCVSGDGRYIMESPYRVAKAPDGNGGVYSALKSSRLLEDMATRGIKYVDCYGVDNALVRVADPTFLGYFIDKGVASAAKVVRKAYPQEKVGVFVRRGKGGPLTVVEYSEMDPSLTSAINQQTGRLRFCWSNVCLHMFTLDFLNQVANGLEKDSIYHLAEKKIPSIHGQTVGLKLEQFIFDAFPYAPSTALYEVLREEEFAPVKNANGSNFDTPDSARLLVLRLHTRWVVAAGGFLTHSVPLYATGVEVSPLCSYAGENLEAICRGRTFHAPCEITF; from the exons ATGAGGGAGCCTGTAAACGACGTGTCGCAGACGCCACCTCCTCCGCCGCCCCAGGCCTTGCTGGAACGCCTCAAGGATTACGGCCAAGAAGACGCCTTCGCCCACTGGGACGAGCTCTCCTCCGACGAGCGTCAGCTTCTCGTCAAGGACATCGAG AGCCTGGATCTTTCGAGAATCGATCGGATCATTCGGTGCTCGCTTCGATCTCACG GGCTACCGACGGCGGCGATTGAGCCGGTGCCGGAGAGCAGTGTGTCGAGCGTGGAGCAGCGGAGTCTTGAAGACCGAGAGAGGTGGTGGAAGATGGGATTGAAAGCAATTCACGACGGAAAATTAGGCGTGTTGCTCTTGTCCGGTGGACAG GGAACTCGACTTGGAAGTTCAGACCCAAAGGGATGTTTCA ATATTGGGCTTCCATCTGGAAAGTCACTCTTTCAACTTCAAGCTGAGCGGATTTTATGTGTTCAGAGACTAGCTGCTCAGTCTACAAATGATG GTTCTACCACACCACCGCAAATACATTGGTATATTATGACCAGTCCCTTTACTGATGAAGCCACAAGAAGATTTTTTGAAAGTCATAAGTACTTTGGTCTTGAAGCTGATCAG GTTACCTTTTTTCAGCAAGGCACCATACCTTGTGTTTCAGGGGATGGTAGATATATCATGGAATCTCCTTACAGA GTAGCTAAGGCTCCAGATGGGAATGGAGGAGTATATTCAG CTTTAAAGTCTTCGAGGTTATTAGAAGATATGGCTACAAGAGGAATTAAATATGTGGATTGCTATGGAGTTGACAATGCACTG GTTCGTGTAGCTGATCCAACTTTCTTGGGCTATTTCATTGATAAAGGTGTTGCATCCGCTGCAAAAGTTGTTCGTAAG GCTTATCCCCAAGAAAAGGTTGGTGTGTTTGTACGACGAGGAAAAGGTGGACCCCTTACTGTGGTGGAATACAGTGAGATGGATCCGTCTCTGACTTCTGCAATCAATCAACAAACGGGACGTCTTCGTTTCTGTTGGAGTAAT GTGTGCTTGCACATGTTCACTCTCGATTTTCTAAACCAAGTAGCGAATGGCCTTGAGAAAGATAGCAT TTACCATCTTGCCGAGAAGAAGATTCCTTCTATCCATGGACAGACAGTGGGATTAAAACTAGAGCAGTTTATTTTTGATGCGTTTCCATATGCACCATCAACTGCACTTTATGAG GTGTTGCGTGAAGAAGAGTTTGCACCAGTAAAAAATGCAAACGGGTCAAATTTTGACACTCCAGACAGTGCTAGGCTTCTTGTTCTTCGACTTCACACTCGTTGGGTAGTTGCTGCTGGTGGATTCTTAACACATTCGGTGCCTTTATACGCAACTG GTGTGGAGGTGTCACCTCTTTGTTCTTATGCCGGAGAAAACCTAGAAGCTATTTGCCGTGGAAGAACGTTCCATGCCCCTTGTGAGATTACATTCTAA